Genomic DNA from Verrucomicrobiota bacterium:
CTTCGTCGAGCCGGATGATCTTCTCGTTCCCGGAAGCCGTCGCTTCCTCTTCTCTCTCTTTCTCGCTCATTGTCTTGGTTCCTTATCTGAACCTTCCTGAGCACCTCCAAATCAAAAGTGCGAAAAATACCCTACGTTATCGTAACGCGATCTTTTGAAGTGGTGGCGAACGGCTTGCCCGAATGAACCCTCCATGAGCCAGCGCCTACGGATTCGATTCTTCTTTGCTACTGAAGAGCGGGCCTGCGCCTGTGCACGGTCGATGATCTCTTGACCATCGTGGCGCTTGAGAGTCCTTCCGGTTTGGGATCTGGTGCATTGTGTGCGCATAGGACAAGACGCGCAGACTCCTTTGCGGGTGCCGTATTCGGTGTAGCGGCGCCCCGGCACATAGCTGCGACGGTAAAGCCGCTGTCCTTCCGGGCAGATGAACTGATCTTCGCGTTCATCGTAGGTGAAACACTCCGGTCCGAAGAGTCCCTCGCGGTCCTTGCGAACCCTTGCGTTGATAATGGCCATGTGGGTTTCATAACCCCTTCCTCCGAGCCTCCTGAAGTTATCCAAGGTGCCGTATTGAGCGTCTGCAACCAGAGTTTGTGCTACTTTCTCGCAGTTCGCTTCATGCTGACTTACCAGTGTCTCAAGCAATCGGTTCTCCTCGACATCACCAGCGGTGGTCTCGGTGGCGGTGATCACTCCGCAGCGATCATCGACCGTGCGATGATTCTTGTAACAAGGTCTGGGATCACCCTTCGCACCCGGCTTGCTCCGACGGACTACTGGAGCATCTAGGTCCGTTGTGCTCGTCAGCGTGGAGTTTACCTTCTTCGAGCAGGATCCTCTCTCGTCTCCATCATACCCCTCCAGTTTATCCACTTGTGCGCCACAGGCCGTCCTAAGGGCATCGATCAACTCCTCGGGCCCTCGGACAACGCTGTCTTTCGATGCATCGGCTACCACTAACGAGCCATCGGCATGAAGAACCTTCCCGCCGACAAGACCCTCCTCCGTGCATTGACGCACCGTGTGCACAAACAACTTCTCGAAAAGCTCATTGCCCCAACGGGCACGGGCCTTCGACAAAACACTGTGGCCGGGCACCGCATCGTCCAATCCGAAATCAAGAAACCAGAGGTAATCCAAACGCTCGGGCACGATCCGCATCAACTCACGTTCGCTACGAACTCCGTCCCAAAAAAGAAGAAACATCAGCTTTACCACCGTCACAGGGTCAGCGGAGACATGGCCGTTACTTCCATAAGTCCCTTCTACCTCCTGGCGCACCCAGCTGAAATCAACCTTCTCTTTGATCCTGCGCAGCGGGTTGTCGCGACGAACCCGTTTGTCCAAATCAACTCCGAAAGAAAACAACTCTTTCTGAGGCTCGTGAACTCCCATCATAGGCCGTCATTGTAAATCGGATTGCCCACGGGTATCCACTTCCAAATTACGAGTAGCTTATTTGGGCAACAGCTCCTCAAGACATGACGTATTTTGTGTCTTACCGCTCGCCTTCGCCAAAAGCGATCCGCTGGTCATGCGCGTTTTCCATGGCAACGACCGGAGGGTCCCTTTCCGACGTTTCAAGAGTTACGCCCTGGTCTACGAAGCCCTCGAAGACGGCATACTCGTCAAGGCGGTCGCTGACCTCCGTCGGAAGCCCTTTTTCTGGTCGGACCGATAGGCCGATCCGGGCCGAGATTTTGCTTCCTTCGACCGTCTTCGGAGCGTAGTCTTTGAAGTCGAAAATGGTCGCCTTCAACGCAGCCTACGCCCCGGAAGAAACCGACGAGTTGCCCGAAAACCGCGTCGGGGATTTTTTTTTCTTAGCCGCCGAACGCGTCGGAGTGGATCGTCCCGCAAGCCCTGATTGCGTCGGTGAAAAACGGCCATTGAGCTACGACACCGCCTCGGGTGTTACTGATTACGGCTTCAGATATTATGATCCGGAAACCGGGCGGTGGCCATCCAGAGACCTGATCGGAGAAAGGGGCGGACTGAACCTATATGGTTTTGCCGGAAATGATGGGGTGAATGCTTGGGATAAGCTGGGGTTATCCTATGTCGGTGACTTGTCGGAAGTGTTAACTGATCCCGAATCGTTTTGGCAGGGGAAGGCTGAGGAGTATTTAAAGAAAAATCCAACTATCAAAGGGTTTTTTACTGCAGCAGAGTTGGGAGCCAGTATCGCTGATTCTATTAATTCATCTTTGGTTTTTGAGCAAGGCAAGAAGGGGTCAGACGCAAAATATAAAGATCCGTGATTGATACTCGGACTTGCGGCAGGTCCACTTGTCCTTCGAAGCCTTGTGCGTATGGGGAATTCCGCCTCTCGCCGCCCGACCGAAACGGGAACCGCTCCCGCATCCCAGTCTTCTTGGATCTTTTCTTGCAGACTAATGGATCCTGCATGCGCTCCTTTCAGAGCTCCGTTTCTTTCTTCCGATCGGTGATTACAAATCCGAAGTTCGCAGCTTGTTTATCTATCGTGGCTGGTGGGTTGGGAACCGTTTAGCCAGAGCGTGATCTGTGACATGCTTCGCTTCCTTCTTTTTTCCTCAAGGAAGATTGCCGTTTACCTTGGCCTTGGTGGATGGCATGGAAAGGGCGATGGTTTGGGTTGTGAGGTTGTTTCCGGTTTGGGCGGTTTTGTTTTCGGTCGTTGCGTTAATGGTGCCCGGTCCATTCACGGCCTCCAAACCGGCTATCTTCCCGCTCTTGTCACTGGTCATGCTGGGGATGGGTCTATCGCTGACCTGGGGCGAGTTCCGCGACGTGTTTCGAGAGCCAAAGCTGATCGGGTTGGGAGTTTTTCTCCAGTTCGGGATCATGCCTTTGGCTGCTTTTCTGATCGGAAAAGGAATGGGACTCACGCAAGCGCAATTGATTGGAATGGTGTTGGTGGGAGCTAGTGCAGGGGGGACCGCATCCAATGTCATTTGTTATCTCGCTGGAGCGCGTTTAGCCCTTTCGGTAACTCTGACTCTGGCCTCTACCATTGCAGCGATCGGACTCACTCCTGCCTTAACGTGGCTTCTCCTAAGGACGACGGTGCCCGTGCCGGCCGGATCCATGCTCTTCAGTATCGTTGAGATTGTGGCGGTGCCGGTGTTGGTTGGAACTGCGATCAATTCCGCTTTTGGAAATCGATTGGAGAGAGTTCGCACGGTTTTACCGGCGGTTTCCGTGGTGGCCATTGTGTTTATCATAGCGATTGTCGTGGCACTGAATCGGGAGAACATCCTCACTGGTGCATTCGTCGTGTTTCTGGCTGTCGCTCTCCACAATTGCACGGGTCTTTGTCTGGGCTACTGGCTCACGAGGCTCTTTGGTTATGATCGAGTCACGGCTCGCACCTTGGCGATTGAAGTGGGGATGCAGAATTCAGGGCTAAGCGTGGCCCTAGCGATTCAGTATTTCTCCGTAGCCAGTGCATTGCCGGGGGCGATTTTCAGTATCTGGCACAACTTGAGTGGGAGCGTTATGGCCGCTTATTGGGGAAGGAAACGGTAATCTTTCTTGGTAGTGCCGTTTGACCTAAAACGGCTCGCGAGAAAAGTAAAGGAGCATGATGGTGGTAACCCACCGTTCCCCGAAGCGCAGCTTCGAGGCCACCGTTCAGTGCTAATCGAACAGGATCGTTTTATTGCCGTGGACGAGGACGCGATCTTCCAAGTGATACTGAAGTCCCCGGGCAAGAACCGTGTTCTCGACGTCTTTACCCAAGCGCATCAGATCCTCAAGCGAGTCGCTGTGGCGAATGCGCACGACGTCCTGTTCGATAATCGGGCCGCAGTCGAGGTCTTCTGTGACGTAGTGGCAAGTGGCTCCGATTAATTTGACTCCGCGCTCAGCTGCTTGGTGATAGGGTTTCGCTCCGACAAAGGAAGGAAGGAAACTGTGGTGAATGTTGATGACTTGATGGCGGTATCTCTCGCATAGCCACGGTGGAAAGATCTGCATGTAGCGAGCGAGAACAACCGTGTTTGGCTTGGCCGCTTCAATGAGAGCAGCCGTTTCTTCGAACGCGGCTCTTTTTGCTTTCGGTTCTTTCGGGACTGGAACGTAATGATAAGGAATCCCATACCACTCGACCAGTTCGCGAAGGGTATTGTGGTTTGAAATGACGCAGGGAATGTCGCAGGGGAGGTCACCCACTTTCCAGCGGTGAAGGAGATAGGCGAGACAGTGGTCAAACTTGCTCACCAACATAACGACCCTTCGACGCTCATGGGCATCGTGAATCTGCCACTGCATTGCCAGCTCTTTGGCCAGTGAGGCAAACTCCTCTGACAGCGTGGGCACTGTGTCCGCACTCTTTTCGATGCTGAAGGCGTAGCGCATGAAGAACGTTTCGGATCCCGGGTCTTCGTATTGATCTGCCTCGGTAATCGAGGCACCCCGTTCGGCAATAAAGCCAGCGACTCTTGCAACGATGCCCACCTGGTCGGGACAAGTTCCGACGAGTCGCAGCTGCATACGCTCATTTTTCATTTTGAACTTTGTAAGATACGTTTGTCGGGTTGTCAGTTTCGCTGATCTCTTAGATCCAACCTTTTCGTCGGAAGAAAAGGAAGGGCAGGATGGCACTGAAAAGCATCAGAGCCAGGGCAAAAGGATAGCCCCATTCCTGACTCAGCTCTGGCATGACCCTGAAGTTCATCCCATAAATACTCGCGACTACGGTCGGGGGTAGGAAGATTACCGCTGCAATCGAGAAGATTTTGATGATTTGGTTTTGCTCAATGTTGATCAGACCGAGGATCGCATCGAGAAGAAAACCGACTCTTGCATCGAGGAAGTTGGCGTGATCACTGAGGGACTGCACATCGCGGCCGATCCCTTTCACATGGGAAATGAGCGAATCGACCCCTAGATTTTTGATCGATTCAAGAAAGTATACAATGAGGCGGTTGATCGTCATCAAACTCTCCCGTGTTTTGGCAACGGTTTCTCCATTTTGGCCAGTCCGGTGAAGGAGTTCTTTGAGTTTTTTGTTTTGGTCTTTTGCTTTCTGGCTTTCGTTTTCGGCCCGGAAAATTTCGCTTGAAAGGCGATCGCAATTGCCGCCGACCCGCTCAAGAATATCGGCGAGCCGATCCACAATGCTGTCGACCAGACCGCTCAGGACATGCGCGGGCGATCCGCGGTTGGCGGTCCGGCGTTTTCGATTGGCGATGAACATGCGGAAAGGCTGGTTGTCGACATAGCGCATGGTCACGAGCGTCTTCTCGCGGAGGACGAATGTAACCGGAGAGGAACGAATTTCACCTGGCTGGTCGCTGTTGGCGAGGACCGTTGCCGTCATGAACAAGGCTTGGTCCTCTACGTACAGGCGACTGGTCGATTCGATCTCTTCCATCTCTGGTTTGGTCGGAAGGTCGAGGGAGAGGCGATCATTCCAAATTTCAATCTCGTCCTCGGTGGGCTGGAAGAGGTCGATCCAAAGAGAGTGAGTCTTTGGGTCAATTGATCCAAAGTTCTCATCGTCGATGGTGTCACCGGTCGTCAGATCGTAGATCGTGAACATGGGGTCCGATGCAAACGAATCGAACGCTTTGCAACCAGACTAAAAATCGGTAGAAACGGGATATGGAATGGCAAACTGTCCGCGAATTTGAGGACATCCTCTACGAGAAGAACGAAGGGATCGCAAAGATTACGATCAACCGACCTCACCGGCGAAACGCGTTTCGTCCGAAGACAGTTTCGGAGATGTATGAGGCGTTTCTCGACTCCCGTGAGGATCCGAAGATTGGGGTAATCCTCCTCACCGGGGCTGGGCCCCATACAGACGGAAAATACGCGTTTTGCTCAGGGGGAGACCAAAAAATTCGAGGGAAGGCGGGATACGTTGATGATGAAGGGGTTCCGCGTTTGAATGTGTTGGATTTGCAGAAGCTCATCCGTTCGATTCCGAAAGTGGTCATCGCACTGGTTGCCGGTTACGCGATCGGAGGTGGCCACGTTCTTCATGTGGTGTGCGACCTCACCATTGCAGCGGACAATGCGGTTTTCGGCCAGACCGGTCCCAAAGTCGGGAGTTTCGACGGCGGGCTTGGCTCGAGCTACTTGGCCCGAATCGTTGGGCAAAAAAAGGCACGGGAGATCTGGTATCTTTGCCGCCAGTATAATGCGACCGAAGCGGAGGATATGGGGCTGGTGAACAAGGTCGTTCCCGTTGAGCAGCTCGAAGCGGAAGGAGTGCAATGGGGGAGAGAGATCATGGAGAAGAGCCCGCTGGCGATCCGGAGTCTGAAGTCGGCCTTCAATGCCGAGCTGGATGGACAGATGGGGATCCAGGAGCTTTCTGGGAATGCGACTCTTCTATACTACCTCAGCGAGGAGGGGTCCGAGGGGAAAAATGCGTTTTTGGAGAAGCGGAAACCGGATTTCAGCAAGTATCCTTGGTTGCCGTAATTTTTTAAGATAGGAGGGGGTAGTACCGCGGTTTTGGGACGATGCGCGCTATTTGAAAATAAAATCGGGGTACATATGGAGTCGTGCCCGGCTTGCCGGAGCCTGCGCCCTGCCTTTGGAGGATCGATCCTGCAGACCGGAACCCTACCACATTTCATTCAGAAGTGGTCCTTGCCTGAAAACCCGAGCGTTAACGATCCTGAAAACGCTGCAGAACTTCTTCCATCTGATCCTGAGCCATTCGCCTGAGGTCATTGTGCCGACCTCCCTCGATCAGGATGAGCTCGGCGTTGGATCCTGCTTTTTCTTTGAGCCGCTTCGAATGGGAAGGGGGGATGATGCGATCCTCGGATCCGTGGATTAGAACAATCGGCGAAGATACGGCTTCTATGAGATCCTCGGTAGGGAACGGCTCCCGCAGTAGGAGTGGTAAGGTTGGAGCAAGCGAAAAGACGGAGCGAAAGGTTGACTGGAGGACCAGGGCTCGAAACTGCTCCTTCGATCCGAGGTAAGCTGCCGGTGCTCCCCCGAGTGAATGTCCCCAGAGGACCGTGTTTTCCGGGCGAGCACCGAGCTCTTCAATGGCATAGTTCCAAACAGAGTCAGTCGCAGCCCTCACGCTGTCTCCGGTCGGTTCCCCGGTACTGAGCCCGTAACCAGGATAGTCGAGAGCGAGAACTGAATATCCGAGCGAACGGAACCATTCGATACGCTCATAGCTATGGCCAAGATCCAGTCCGTTTCCGTGAAAGTAGAATAGAAGTGGAGCTTTCGGATCGATGTTCTCGCGGTAGATAAAGACAATCTCGTTTCCATCGGGTGCCTCGACACGGGCAAAGAGGGCGCTGTCCTCGTAACTGCTTCCCCGGTAGGGGAAGAGTTGTTTGGGATACACCCAACGCACCAGAAGGTTGAGGAGGAGATAACCGACGGTAAGTGTCAGAACGACTGGAAGAATAAAACTGCGGAAAGGCATAACGATCAGGGATTGCAGAAATACCCGAAGGCCCTCAAGCTCCATGGTTTTTTTAAAAATGGCAAAGAAAGTTTGTTGTATTGGTGCCGGGTATGTTGGGGGTCCGACAATGGCGGTGATCGCTCAAAAGAATCCAGACGTAACGGTCACCGTTGTCGACCTGAACGCGGAACGTATTGCGGCATGGAATAGTGAGGCCCTGCCGGTTTTTGAACCGGGCCTGCTTGAGGTGGTTCAGGGAGCCCGAGGCAGGAACCTGTTCTTTTCCACCGAAGTGGATGAGACAATTGCTGAGGCCGATATCGTTTTTGTCTCGGTCAATACTCCGACAAAGGAGTTTGGGGTAGGTAGCGGAAGTGCGGCGAATTTGATGTTCGTTGAGCGGTGTGCGCGGACAATTGCCCGGGTTTCCCGATCGGATAAGATCATTGTAGAGAAATCAACCGTGCCAGTGAGAACCGCAGAGTTCCTCAAGCAGATTCTCGATGCCGAAGGATCGCAGCATCAGTTCGAGATTGTTTCCAACCCGGAGTTTCTTGCAGAAGGGACGGCAATTGTTGATTTGAACAATCCGGACCGTGTCCTCATCGGTGGTGATCAGACCGCAGAGGGTGCTGAAGCGGTTGCCTCGGTGTCGTCCCTCTACGAAGCTTGGGTGCCGAAAGATAGGATTGTAACGACAAATCTTTGGTCTTCAGAGCTCTCCAAGTTAACCGCGAACGCATTCCTCGCACAGAGGATTTCCAGTATCAACGCGATTTCCGCACTCTGTGAGCGGACTGATGCCGATGTAGACGAAGTTGCACGCGCAATAGGGATGGACTCGCGAATCGGTCCCAAGTTCCTAAAGAGTTCGGTCGGTTTTGGTGGCTCATGCTTTCAGAAGGATATTTTGAATCTCGTTTATCTGTGCGAACATTTCGGCTTACCGGAGGTGGCAGACTATTGGCGCAAGGTCGTTGAGATGAACGATTATCAGAAGAGCCGTTTCGTAAAAAGAATCATGGCCGCAATGTTCAACACGGTCAGCGGTAGGAGCATTGGGATCCTTGGATTTGCCTTCAAGAAAGATACCAACGATACCCGCGAGTCTCCGGCAATCGCCGTCTGTCGGGATCTATTGGCTGAGAAAGCCGTTCTGCGGATTTACGATCCTCGTGTGGAGCGAAACCAGATTTACCGAGATCTTGGTCTCGATCCTGCGAAGGAGGATGCCCGCGTGCTCATCATGGAGGACGCTTACGCTGCTGTGGAGAGTGCCGATGCAATCTGTGTCCTGACCGAGTGGGACGAGTTCCAGGAGCTGGAATTTGAAAAGATTTTCTCCTCAATGAGAAAGCCGGCTCACGTTTTTGATGGCCGCAACCTCCTCGACAGTAGGCGGCTGAAGTCGATTGGTTTTTCCGTTCATAACATTGGTAAAGGAGAACGTGCAATCGTTGGAAATTGAGGTCGACGGATAACGGGTTTCTGATGATTGAATCTCTCATCGGTGTTCTTGAGAAAAGCCGCCTGCTCGTTCCGGCTGTTGAAAGGACTGGACTTCGAATTGCCGATTGTCTGAGTAGAGGGGGAAAGGTACTTGCTTGTGGTAACGGGGGAAGTGCTTCCGATGCGCTTCATCTTTGCGAAGAGCTTACGGGGCGCTATCGCAAAGACAGGAAACCTTTGCCAGCAGTTAGCCTCGCAGCAGATGGCACTGCCCTTACGTGTATTGCAAATGACTTTGGCTTTGAACAAGTATTCGCCAGACAATTGGCGGCTCTCGGGGAAACAGGGGATCTCTTGGTGGCATTTTCCACGAGCGGGCAGTCTCCGAACATTCTTCAGGCACTCGATTTCGCAAAGAACGAGCCTATCCACTCGATCGCTCTTCTCGGCAACGATGGTGGTGAAGCAGCGAACCTGGCAGACGAGGCAATTGTCGTTCCCTCGACGGATAGCGCCCGAATTCAGGAAGTGCATACTCTGATTCTCCATTCATGGTTGGAGATTGTTGAGGAGAAGTTATTTGGGTTTTCGCGGAGCGGTGAGTAGTGGCTTTTCTGGTTGGGCGTAGGCTCAGCTCGACAAGCTGACGACAGGGCCGGCAAGCCTCGGTGCCTAAAATCAAAACGGGGCTATAGTTTCGGAATGCCCGGCTTGCCGGAGCCTGCGCCCTGCTATGTTGGTTTGTGTCAAGAGCGTATGAGCTGTTGGTGGATTTTTACATTACGATTGTTGGTTGGTTTGGTTTCAGAGTCATTCGCACGTCCGCCGAGCAAGGCCACAGA
This window encodes:
- a CDS encoding IS1182 family transposase yields the protein MMGVHEPQKELFSFGVDLDKRVRRDNPLRRIKEKVDFSWVRQEVEGTYGSNGHVSADPVTVVKLMFLLFWDGVRSERELMRIVPERLDYLWFLDFGLDDAVPGHSVLSKARARWGNELFEKLFVHTVRQCTEEGLVGGKVLHADGSLVVADASKDSVVRGPEELIDALRTACGAQVDKLEGYDGDERGSCSKKVNSTLTSTTDLDAPVVRRSKPGAKGDPRPCYKNHRTVDDRCGVITATETTAGDVEENRLLETLVSQHEANCEKVAQTLVADAQYGTLDNFRRLGGRGYETHMAIINARVRKDREGLFGPECFTYDEREDQFICPEGQRLYRRSYVPGRRYTEYGTRKGVCASCPMRTQCTRSQTGRTLKRHDGQEIIDRAQAQARSSVAKKNRIRRRWLMEGSFGQAVRHHFKRSRYDNVGYFSHF
- a CDS encoding RHS repeat-associated core domain-containing protein, with product MPENRVGDFFFLAAERVGVDRPASPDCVGEKRPLSYDTASGVTDYGFRYYDPETGRWPSRDLIGERGGLNLYGFAGNDGVNAWDKLGLSYVGDLSEVLTDPESFWQGKAEEYLKKNPTIKGFFTAAELGASIADSINSSLVFEQGKKGSDAKYKDP
- a CDS encoding bile acid:sodium symporter family protein; this encodes MVWVVRLFPVWAVLFSVVALMVPGPFTASKPAIFPLLSLVMLGMGLSLTWGEFRDVFREPKLIGLGVFLQFGIMPLAAFLIGKGMGLTQAQLIGMVLVGASAGGTASNVICYLAGARLALSVTLTLASTIAAIGLTPALTWLLLRTTVPVPAGSMLFSIVEIVAVPVLVGTAINSAFGNRLERVRTVLPAVSVVAIVFIIAIVVALNRENILTGAFVVFLAVALHNCTGLCLGYWLTRLFGYDRVTARTLAIEVGMQNSGLSVALAIQYFSVASALPGAIFSIWHNLSGSVMAAYWGRKR
- the purU gene encoding formyltetrahydrofolate deformylase; translated protein: MKNERMQLRLVGTCPDQVGIVARVAGFIAERGASITEADQYEDPGSETFFMRYAFSIEKSADTVPTLSEEFASLAKELAMQWQIHDAHERRRVVMLVSKFDHCLAYLLHRWKVGDLPCDIPCVISNHNTLRELVEWYGIPYHYVPVPKEPKAKRAAFEETAALIEAAKPNTVVLARYMQIFPPWLCERYRHQVINIHHSFLPSFVGAKPYHQAAERGVKLIGATCHYVTEDLDCGPIIEQDVVRIRHSDSLEDLMRLGKDVENTVLARGLQYHLEDRVLVHGNKTILFD
- a CDS encoding magnesium transporter CorA family protein, which translates into the protein MFTIYDLTTGDTIDDENFGSIDPKTHSLWIDLFQPTEDEIEIWNDRLSLDLPTKPEMEEIESTSRLYVEDQALFMTATVLANSDQPGEIRSSPVTFVLREKTLVTMRYVDNQPFRMFIANRKRRTANRGSPAHVLSGLVDSIVDRLADILERVGGNCDRLSSEIFRAENESQKAKDQNKKLKELLHRTGQNGETVAKTRESLMTINRLIVYFLESIKNLGVDSLISHVKGIGRDVQSLSDHANFLDARVGFLLDAILGLINIEQNQIIKIFSIAAVIFLPPTVVASIYGMNFRVMPELSQEWGYPFALALMLFSAILPFLFFRRKGWI
- the menB gene encoding 1,4-dihydroxy-2-naphthoyl-CoA synthase, coding for MEWQTVREFEDILYEKNEGIAKITINRPHRRNAFRPKTVSEMYEAFLDSREDPKIGVILLTGAGPHTDGKYAFCSGGDQKIRGKAGYVDDEGVPRLNVLDLQKLIRSIPKVVIALVAGYAIGGGHVLHVVCDLTIAADNAVFGQTGPKVGSFDGGLGSSYLARIVGQKKAREIWYLCRQYNATEAEDMGLVNKVVPVEQLEAEGVQWGREIMEKSPLAIRSLKSAFNAELDGQMGIQELSGNATLLYYLSEEGSEGKNAFLEKRKPDFSKYPWLP
- a CDS encoding alpha/beta fold hydrolase, with protein sequence MELEGLRVFLQSLIVMPFRSFILPVVLTLTVGYLLLNLLVRWVYPKQLFPYRGSSYEDSALFARVEAPDGNEIVFIYRENIDPKAPLLFYFHGNGLDLGHSYERIEWFRSLGYSVLALDYPGYGLSTGEPTGDSVRAATDSVWNYAIEELGARPENTVLWGHSLGGAPAAYLGSKEQFRALVLQSTFRSVFSLAPTLPLLLREPFPTEDLIEAVSSPIVLIHGSEDRIIPPSHSKRLKEKAGSNAELILIEGGRHNDLRRMAQDQMEEVLQRFQDR
- a CDS encoding UDP-glucose 6-dehydrogenase — protein: MAKKVCCIGAGYVGGPTMAVIAQKNPDVTVTVVDLNAERIAAWNSEALPVFEPGLLEVVQGARGRNLFFSTEVDETIAEADIVFVSVNTPTKEFGVGSGSAANLMFVERCARTIARVSRSDKIIVEKSTVPVRTAEFLKQILDAEGSQHQFEIVSNPEFLAEGTAIVDLNNPDRVLIGGDQTAEGAEAVASVSSLYEAWVPKDRIVTTNLWSSELSKLTANAFLAQRISSINAISALCERTDADVDEVARAIGMDSRIGPKFLKSSVGFGGSCFQKDILNLVYLCEHFGLPEVADYWRKVVEMNDYQKSRFVKRIMAAMFNTVSGRSIGILGFAFKKDTNDTRESPAIAVCRDLLAEKAVLRIYDPRVERNQIYRDLGLDPAKEDARVLIMEDAYAAVESADAICVLTEWDEFQELEFEKIFSSMRKPAHVFDGRNLLDSRRLKSIGFSVHNIGKGERAIVGN
- a CDS encoding SIS domain-containing protein; translation: MIESLIGVLEKSRLLVPAVERTGLRIADCLSRGGKVLACGNGGSASDALHLCEELTGRYRKDRKPLPAVSLAADGTALTCIANDFGFEQVFARQLAALGETGDLLVAFSTSGQSPNILQALDFAKNEPIHSIALLGNDGGEAANLADEAIVVPSTDSARIQEVHTLILHSWLEIVEEKLFGFSRSGE